One region of Acropora muricata isolate sample 2 chromosome 13, ASM3666990v1, whole genome shotgun sequence genomic DNA includes:
- the LOC136896380 gene encoding uncharacterized protein, which translates to MADSMNDLYLFGEDFEAILEILQGDEDMEKQFESSVSDVQSTVIVCSDCGKKYKSSGGYRRHRTTKHNDQQQQLLLTPVVLAEIVNDAVKNVNENIVFNADLRDELKHYEYGPLTETEEFSAFKILFEGYLKNGDREKFYGKYYAQVPLKSTSFFRGLSRHAATLLAIKVADSMLAHCKRMKSSPDNSVLPSKTVLSEKEKAGLQYLGGYVLHNLHKKCARKFSNESQQAMAILKAGKLKYGSDSQKLVSSLDRGGLWPITESAQNIFFRTEHYFRQSTLRGAHSLQRVDIAGIAQKSVSDSDVVSNYQTMVSDAELVPTKNVSKDVLDSIVNLYIRVRSFSLAKDTIQHFKIKAKQSKGKALRKEIQRSCDEQTQERRN; encoded by the exons atggcggatagTATGAACGATCTTTACCTCTTCGGGGAAGATTTCGAAGCCATTTTGGAAATCCTACAAGGGGATGAAGACATGGAGAAGCAATTTGAAAGCTCAGTAAGTGAT GTTCAGTCGACAGTCATTGTATGCAGCGACTGCGGAAAAAAATACAAGTCCAGTGGAGGCTACCGTAGGCACAGAACTACTAAACACAACGATCAACAACAGCAATTGCTTCTAACACCAGTGGTTCTTGCCGAGATTGTAAATGATGCTGTGAAAAACGTTAATGAAAATATAGTCTTCAACGCTGACTTACGGGACGAACTCAAGCACTATGAGTATGGACCGCTTACTGAAACTGAGGAATTTTCCGCGTTTAAAATACTGTTTGAGGGATACTTAAAGAATGGAGACAGAGAAAAGTTTTATGGGAAATATTATGCCCAGGTTCCACTGAAATCTACAAGCTTTTTTAGAGGGTTATCTCGACATGCAGCTACACTGCTAGCAATTAAAGTGGCTGATAGTATGCTAGCACATTGCAAGCGCATGAAGTCATCTCCTGACAACAGTGTACTTCCATCCAAAACTGTCTTATCAGAGAAAGAGAAGGCTGGGTTGCAGTATTTGGGTGGATATGTATTGCACAATCTTCACAAAAAGTGTGCAagaaagttttcaaatgaaagccAGCAAGCGATGGCTATTCTAAAAGCTGGGAAATTGAAGTATGGCTCTGACTCACAAAAGCTGGTTTCCAGTTTGGACCGTGGTGGTCTATGGCCTATAACAGAGTCTGCACAGAACATATTCTTTAGGACTGAACATTACTTTAGACAGTCAACTTTGAGAGGTGCTCATAGTTTGCAACGAGTGGACATTGCTGGGATAGCTCAGAAGTCAGTCAGTGATAGTGATGTGGTATCAAACTACCAAACCATGGTTTCAGATGCTGAACTGGTTCCCACTAAGAATGTCAGCAAAGATGTCCTGGACAGTATTGTTAATCTGTATATCAGGGTTCGCTCTTTCTCCTTAGCCAAGGACACCATACAACACTttaaaattaaagcaaaacaatCTAAAGGCAAGGCTCTACGTAAAGAAATCCAAAGAAGTTGTGACGAGCAAACTCAAGAGAGGCGTAACTAG
- the LOC136894915 gene encoding uncharacterized protein → MLDRAFRLSSNWSYFSEECDRLKIVFSRLDYPDKLVNSTITRFIADKASDQPTSRLPTATNMQDPVRLVLPFKDQDSADIVRTQLNDLSQKIHKTIQPVFVSQKINQHLKLREAKPPLVKQQSLVYKFKCDLCDSGYVGFTRRHLHQRVDEHRHTSSSIGKHFRDKHSSTPKDLTTNFTILKKCNSKFDCLIYEMFFISELRPSLNVQRDSIRAKVFK, encoded by the coding sequence ATGCTTGACCGTGCCTTCCGCCTCTCTTCCAACTGGTCCTACTTTTCCGAGGAATGTGATCGGCTTAAAATTGTGTTCTCCAGACTGGATTACCCAGACAAGTTGGTTAATTCCACTATCACTCGCTTCATTGCTGATAAAgcatctgatcaaccaacttctAGATTACCAACTGCTACCAACATGCAAGATCCTGTCCGCCTTGTCCTGCCGTTTAAAGACCAGGACTCTGCTGATATTGTACGAACACAACTCAATGATCTGAGccagaaaattcacaaaaccaTCCAGCCTGTGTTTGTCAGCCAGAAGATCAATCAACACCTGAAATTACGCGAAGCCAAACCGCCGCTTGTAAAACAACAATcccttgtttacaaatttaaatgtgacctgtgcgatTCAGGTTATGTTGGCTTTACACGACGGCACTTACATCAACGCGTGGACGAACATAGACACACCTCTTCTTctattggcaagcatttccgtgacaaacattcttcgacaccgaaagatctcactacaaattttaccatactcaaaaaatgcaacagcaagtttgactgtctcatctatgagatgttttttattagcgaactgagaccaagtctcaacgtacaacgtgattcaattcgtgcgaaagtttttaaatag
- the LOC136896901 gene encoding uncharacterized protein — translation MAPFVQQLPTYVKDTNHALSIFDSFTFDASDQRPCFLFTMDVKSLYTVIPNDGGLQALSYFLDQRTIKEPSTHTLVRLAELVLTLNAFSFDHEHYRQIGGVAMGSKMGPNYACLFVGYIEERIRSAYTGFVPQLHKRYIDDVVGAAQCSRLELDDFINYVSNFHPALQFTSNISDLELPFLDIKLKINNHNIQTSVHYKATDTHNYLHHTSLHPDHCKQAIPYSQFLRLRRICSDNDDFAARATEMKAFFQARGYPEALLNGDLCKISTVSRNEALRPPAERDSTESRVPLVLTFNQFNTGTKRILFDNFQMLLSDPATRTIYPELPLVSYRRDRNLRDYLVHSAERTDSDAGTFACRHPRCLTCQHTTSQTILQSPKRLYTIRDHFTCLSVNVVYSIICRRCGCLYIGETGRRLRERFGEHLRSIRNNSPGFPVAEHFNSASHSLNDIMICGLKRCSGDNTRRKKQEMRLIFELGTLKPNGLNINFSFI, via the coding sequence ATGGCTCCTTTCGTTCAACAACTTCCGACTTACGTCAAGGATACAAACCATGCTCTTAGCATCTTTGACTCCTTCACTTTCGATGCCTCCGATCAACGTCCTTGCTTTCTTTTCACCATGGACGTCAAATCACTGTATACTGTCATCCCCAACGATGGCGGATTACAGGCTCTCTCCTATTTCCTTGATCAAAGAACTATCAAAGAACCATCTACACACACCTTGGTTCGCCTGGCGGAGCTGGTATTGACCCTCAATGCCTTTTCTTTTGATCACGAGCACTACCGCCAAATTGGTGGAGTTGCCATGGGTAGTAAAATGGGACCCAATTACGCGTGTCTGTTTGTTGGATACATCGAAGAACGGATCCGCTCCGCTTACACCGGCTTTGTACCGCAATTACACAAGCGTTACATTGATGACGTAGTCGGAGCCGCACAGTGTAGCCGCCTTGAATTGGATGATTTTATCAATTACGTCTCTAATTTTCATCCCGCGCTCCAATTCACATCCAACATCAGTGACCTCGAACTGCCCTTTCTTGACATTAAGCTGAAAATAAACAACCATAACATTCAGACGTCAGTGCACTACAAGGCCACCGATACACACAACTACCTCCATCACACATCACTTCATCCTGACCATTGCAAGCAGGCAATTCCCTATAGCCAGTTTCTCCGACTTCGTCGCATTTGTTCCGATAACGACGATTTTGCAGCTAGAGCCAcagaaatgaaagctttctttCAAGCACGTGGCTACCCAGAGGCCCTCCTTAACGGTgatctttgcaagatttccACTGTGTCACGCAACGAGGCGTTAAGACCACCAGCCGAACGTGATTCCACCGAAAGTAGAGTGCCACTGGTTTTGACATTCAATCAGTTCAACACTGGTACAAAACGAATCCTGTTTGacaactttcaaatgttgttatcCGACCCTGCGACACGCACTATTTACCCTGAGCTCCCTCTAGTGTCATACCGGCGTGACAGAAACCTAAGGGATTATCTTGTCCACTCTGCCGAAAGGACCGACTCAGATGCTGGAACGTTTGCCTGCCGTCATCCTCGCTGCTTAACGTGCCAACACACGACAtctcagaccattttacaaagccccAAGCGCCTATATACCATCcgtgaccatttcacttgcctgTCCGTAAATGTAGTCTACTCCATCATATGTCGTCGCTGTGGTTGCTTATACATTGGTGAGACTGGGAGGCGGCTGCGGGAACGCTTCGGTGAACACCTGCGTAGCATTCGAAACAATTCTCCTGGCTTTCCAGTAGCCgaacatttcaactctgcctcccattcacttaatgacatcatgatctgcggtctcaaacgctgcagcggtgataacacccgccgaaagaagcaagagatgaggcttattttcgagctcggaacactcaagccaaatggccttaacatcaactttagtttcatttaa
- the LOC136896517 gene encoding putative L-amino-acid oxidase YobN: protein MAAITVASDWTTRRLGRLPVRNEPNWITGDLKTAHGIQPISRAHRMGEPKASYSKPTRNTKVRRVDEEGPIQQSDLLKPLEMDICNYGLNYTYQKWCEEIPAPEEYSKTQKGKRVIVVGAGMAGLVAAYELEQVGHDIIVLEAQDRVGGRVHTLHFDGKLLGEAGAMRLPCSPTVKKKTHFLTDFYVSHFDLNSVRFVNSCKEAYLKFYNMKKAVRIKDWDNKMFDELRPGWNDTLIRNDLTDIHDIGAYYDRTTTVVTDQLRTFLDEYGKDHQAKAWNDWIDIWCQFSLDNFLQSTYEAVMTKVRKRVELKSSLLRFETIHRQLIDLKKYLPWPNSAVTAYSVFSYTEQLDQSLVQYLRDQLGQWWSDKMHCIKGGMYQLPEAFTKRNRYGWNEDVWLQKKIKLNHTVKEIKYTFDWDKPSKNCVKVMAYDEIRTLRTFDGDAVIVTVPINILRQITFSPTVEDKSPPLEFHKAIEGIFTGTATKLFLTTKTRFWEKDGIKGGFSKTNLPIGQIHYQENDGDPEGEKGMLLIYTWKTEALLFGSLDPCLALQEAKEQIATIHPEIREEYEGGKVFAWYNKPSAQGAYALLKPNQFQNVRWLLNPMYNIFFAGEGISFASGWIQGTLESGLRAAYQFYIRNERDWSCEE, encoded by the exons ATGGCGGCGATTACAGTGGCAAGTGATTGGACAACGCGACGGCTGGGAAGGCTTCCTGTCAGGAACGAACCAAATTGGATAACTGGGGATCTAAAGACCGCCCACGGGATACAGCCTATATCGAGAGCCCATCGCATGGGAGAACCTAAAGCTTCCTACTCAAAACCGACTCGCAACACCAAAGTTAGGAGGGTTGACGAGGAGGGTCCTATTCAACAAAGTGACCTTTTAAAGCCATTGGAGATGGATATTTGCAACTACGGTCTCAATTATACATACCAGAAATGGTGTGAGGAGATACCAGCACCGGAAGAATATTCAAAGACGCAAAAGGGAAAGAGAGTGATTGTTGTCGGAGCTGGTATGGCGGGACTTGTGGCAGCTTATGAGTTGGAACAAGTTGGACACGATATCATTGTGCTAGAAGCCCAAGACCGAGTAGGTGGCAGAGTTCATACTCTGCACTTCGATGGGAAACTCCTTGGGGAGG CTGGTGCGATGAGACTCCCGTGTTCTCCCACAGTTAAAAAGAAGACCCATTTTCTAACAGATTTTTATGTTTCACACTTTGACTTAAATTCGGTCCGATTTGTCAACTCCTGCAAAGAGGCCTACCTCAAGTTTTATAACATGAAAAAAGCTGTTCGAATAAAGG ATTGGGACAACAAAATGTTTGATGAACTCCGGCCTGGATGGAATGATACGCTCATAAGAAATGACCTCACTGATATTCACGATATAG GCGCTTACTATGACCGAACGACAACGGTTGTCACAGACCAGCTACGAACTTTCCTAGATGAGTATGGCAAGGATCATCAAGCAAAGGCTTGGAATGATTGGATTGATATCTGGTGTCAATTCTCTCTTGACAACTTCCTTCAGAGTACCTACGAAGCAGTGATGACAAAAGTACGCAAGAGAGTTGAACTGAAAAGCAGCTTATTGCGGTTCGAAACTATCCACAGACAGCTTATAGATCTTAAGAAATACCTTCCTTGGCCTAATTCAGCCGTCACCGCTTACAGCGTCTTTTCCTACACTGAGCAGCTCGACCAAAGCCTTGTTCAATACCTCCGAGATCAACTGGGTCAGTGGTGGTCCGATAAGATGCACTGTATTAAAGGTGGCATGTATCAGTTGCCAGAGGCCTTTACGAAACGCAATAGATACGGCTGGAACGAAGATGTTTGgctacagaaaaaaataaaattaaaccaCACGGTCAAAGAGATAAAGTACACCTTTGATTGGGACAAACCTTCCAAAAACTGTGTAAAAGTTATGGCCTACGACGAAATCAGAACGCTGCGTACGTTCGATGGAGACGCTGTTATAGTCACAGTTCCAATCAACATTCTCAGACAAATTACGTTCTCTCCCACAGTTGAAGATAAATCTCCCCCACTTGAGTTCCACAAGGCTATCGAGGGCATCTTCACCGGTACAGCAACCAAACTTTTTTTGACGACGAAGACTAGATTCTGGGAGAAAGATGGAATCAAAGGAGGGTTCTCAAAAACGAACCTGCCGATTGGTCAAATACATTACCAAGAAAACGATGGAGACCCGGAAGGAGAGAAGGGCATGCTATTGATTTACACGTGGAAGACGGAAGCCTTGCTCTTTGGCTCTCTTGACCCTTGTCTTGCACTACAGGAAGCGAAAGAACAGATCGCCACCATTCACCCAGAGATAAGAGAGGAGTATGAAGGGGGAAAGGTTTTTGCATGGTACAACAAGCCCTCCGCTCAAGGAGCCTACGCTCTTTTAAAACCCAACCAGTTCCAGAACGTCAGGTGGCTACTTAATCCAATGTACAACATTTTCTTTGCTGGAGAAGGCATCTCCTTTGCTTCAGGATGGATTCAGGGTACCCTGGAGTCTGGTCTGCGAGCAGCTTACCAGTTCTACATTCGCAACGAGAGGGACTGGAGTTGCGAAGAGTGA